From the genome of Rarobacter incanus, one region includes:
- the yidC gene encoding membrane protein insertase YidC — MWLDKILFPFEWFVAWVMFLCHWVFDALLPNSASLAWVLSIVGLVVLLRVAMIPLFVKQIRASRMQMMLQPQIQAIQKKYKGRTDAASREAMSRETMDLYKQNGTSPFASCMPILIQSPFFFSLYRVLNSLSAIADPSNPKTGIGPINAAVAASAESSTFFGAPLSSWFLQEGATTSTKVVSIILIVAMAATQFITQRQLTLKNMPPSALEGPMAQTQKIMMYTMPLVMAVSGVNFPLGVLIYWTTTNLWSTGQQFYTIRNMPAPGSEAEKRLNERRARRAAAKGITLATDTPTVIEARGQREQPVSKNRQKKKSKKRKN, encoded by the coding sequence GTGTGGCTCGATAAAATTCTCTTCCCGTTCGAATGGTTCGTGGCATGGGTAATGTTCCTATGTCACTGGGTGTTCGACGCGCTGTTACCCAATTCAGCGAGCCTGGCCTGGGTGCTTTCGATCGTCGGTTTGGTCGTCTTGCTCCGCGTCGCCATGATTCCGCTCTTCGTCAAGCAGATCAGGGCATCGCGGATGCAGATGATGCTGCAACCGCAGATTCAGGCGATTCAAAAGAAGTACAAGGGACGAACGGATGCTGCATCGCGGGAGGCCATGAGCCGCGAGACGATGGATCTGTACAAGCAAAACGGAACCAGCCCATTTGCTTCGTGCATGCCTATCTTGATTCAGAGTCCGTTCTTCTTCTCGCTGTATCGCGTGCTGAACTCGTTGAGCGCCATTGCGGATCCGTCGAATCCGAAAACTGGCATCGGACCTATTAATGCGGCGGTTGCGGCCTCGGCAGAGTCCTCCACGTTTTTTGGCGCGCCGCTGTCGTCGTGGTTCCTTCAAGAGGGGGCCACGACTTCTACCAAGGTTGTCTCGATCATTCTCATCGTCGCTATGGCAGCGACACAGTTCATTACGCAGCGGCAGCTGACCTTGAAGAATATGCCGCCTTCGGCGCTTGAGGGGCCGATGGCTCAGACCCAGAAGATCATGATGTACACAATGCCGCTGGTTATGGCGGTGTCGGGTGTGAACTTCCCGCTCGGCGTGCTGATCTACTGGACCACGACAAACCTGTGGAGCACCGGTCAGCAGTTCTACACCATCCGTAACATGCCAGCGCCGGGCTCCGAGGCGGAGAAGCGGCTCAACGAACGTCGGGCGCGCAGGGCGGCCGCGAAGGGGATCACCCTCGCTACCGATACCCCGACCGTGATAGAAGCTCGCGGGCAGCGTGAGCAGCCCGTGAGTAAGAACCGCCAGAAGAAGAAGTCTAAGAAGCGGAAGAACTGA
- a CDS encoding protein jag: MSSQDEANVAEVEVSKTKVLEEEGEVAADYLEEFLDIVDLDGDIDIDVEHDRASLAIVADDPKELQGLVGREGEVLEALQELTRLAVQTRTGDRSRLMLDVAGFRAHRRNELRALAEATVNDVKVKGQAIALPAMNAFERKVVHDVITEAGLSSESFGTDPNRYIKVSL; the protein is encoded by the coding sequence GTGAGTTCTCAAGACGAAGCAAACGTCGCAGAGGTTGAGGTGTCGAAGACGAAGGTTCTAGAGGAAGAGGGCGAGGTCGCCGCCGACTATTTAGAAGAGTTCTTAGACATCGTCGATCTTGACGGTGACATCGACATTGACGTCGAACACGACCGGGCTTCCCTGGCAATTGTTGCAGATGACCCCAAGGAATTGCAGGGGCTTGTGGGGCGTGAGGGTGAAGTCTTGGAGGCGTTGCAGGAACTCACCCGGTTGGCTGTTCAGACCAGGACGGGCGATCGTTCTCGCCTCATGCTCGACGTGGCGGGATTCCGCGCGCATCGCCGCAACGAGTTGCGTGCGTTGGCCGAGGCCACGGTCAATGACGTCAAGGTGAAGGGGCAGGCTATTGCTCTACCCGCGATGAATGCCTTCGAACGTAAGGTTGTGCACGACGTGATCACCGAAGCCGGGTTGTCTAGCGAGTCTTTCGGTACCGATCCGAATCGCTACATCAAGGTGTCGTTGTAG
- the rsmG gene encoding 16S rRNA (guanine(527)-N(7))-methyltransferase RsmG gives MSTPDGSRDSAASPDQEGSEPAGADALKAFLGDAYEPMQQFAQLLIAHGEERGLIGPREIPRLWDRHLVNCSLLASVLPQSGRIADVGSGAGLPGIVIAIMRPNARVLLVESMVKRCEWLGEVSDRLGLSNVEVLNGRAEEYAGALEADAVTARAVAALDKLTRWAMPLVHVGGEMVVLKGASAEQEIESAQKALRKFAARDAAVQELTGPPGYSDARIVRATRGR, from the coding sequence GTGTCGACACCCGATGGGTCACGCGACTCCGCGGCATCGCCGGATCAGGAAGGATCCGAGCCGGCGGGCGCTGACGCGCTCAAGGCATTCCTGGGGGATGCGTACGAACCGATGCAACAGTTTGCTCAATTGCTGATCGCTCACGGGGAAGAGAGGGGCCTGATCGGTCCGCGGGAGATACCGCGACTGTGGGATAGACACCTCGTCAACTGCTCCCTGCTGGCATCGGTGCTGCCCCAGAGCGGTCGGATCGCGGATGTGGGTTCCGGCGCCGGGCTTCCGGGAATTGTCATCGCGATCATGCGTCCGAATGCGCGCGTGTTGCTGGTCGAATCCATGGTGAAGCGTTGCGAGTGGCTAGGCGAGGTGAGTGATCGTCTCGGACTGTCCAATGTCGAGGTACTCAACGGTCGCGCCGAGGAGTATGCCGGGGCGCTCGAAGCGGACGCCGTGACCGCGCGCGCGGTCGCCGCGCTCGACAAGCTCACCCGCTGGGCCATGCCGCTGGTGCACGTGGGTGGCGAGATGGTTGTTCTCAAGGGGGCATCCGCGGAACAAGAGATCGAATCCGCGCAGAAGGCGCTTCGGAAGTTCGCTGCGCGCGACGCCGCCGTGCAGGAACTAACCGGGCCGCCGGGCTATTCGGATGCACGGATCGTACGCGCCACCCGCGGTAGGTAG
- a CDS encoding ParA family protein, with product MVQDHIDADQSTPLAAELAQNARRRRRLDKSALPSPPRTRIITVANQKGGVGKTTSTVNLAAALAKAGLHVLVIDADPQGNASTALGADHRSGTPSMYDVLIEGDTLASVLQTCPQFPSLVVAPATLDLSGAEIELVNMVSRETRLRRAIEDYIIHRNEAGLTRLDYILIDCPPSLGLLTVNAFTAGDEVLIPIQCEYYALEGLSQLIKTVELIREHLNPHLQLSTILLTMYDQRTNLARQVADEVREHFPRQTLATAIPRSVRVSEAPSHAQTVISYEPSSSGALAYREAAQEINQRAQPAGATR from the coding sequence GTGGTGCAGGACCATATCGATGCCGATCAGTCCACGCCGTTGGCTGCCGAGCTTGCGCAGAACGCCCGACGGCGTAGGCGACTGGACAAGTCGGCCCTACCATCGCCACCGCGGACGCGCATAATCACCGTAGCGAATCAGAAGGGTGGTGTCGGAAAGACCACCTCCACGGTGAACCTGGCCGCAGCGCTCGCCAAGGCGGGGCTGCACGTCCTGGTGATCGATGCTGACCCGCAGGGTAACGCATCCACGGCCCTGGGGGCGGATCACCGCAGCGGTACGCCATCGATGTACGACGTTCTGATCGAGGGCGACACCCTTGCGAGCGTGCTGCAAACGTGCCCGCAATTCCCGTCCCTCGTCGTTGCTCCCGCGACGCTGGATCTTTCCGGCGCGGAAATCGAACTAGTCAACATGGTTTCACGTGAAACGCGGTTGCGAAGAGCCATCGAGGACTACATCATCCACCGCAACGAAGCGGGTCTTACGCGGTTGGACTACATTCTCATCGACTGCCCGCCCTCCCTGGGGCTGCTCACGGTCAACGCGTTCACGGCCGGCGACGAGGTGCTGATCCCTATTCAGTGCGAGTATTACGCTCTCGAAGGCCTGAGTCAGCTCATCAAGACAGTGGAACTCATCAGGGAACATCTCAATCCCCATCTGCAGCTGTCGACCATCCTGCTAACGATGTATGACCAGCGAACCAACCTCGCCCGTCAGGTGGCGGATGAGGTGCGGGAGCACTTCCCGCGGCAAACGCTCGCCACGGCTATTCCCCGATCGGTCCGGGTGTCGGAGGCTCCGAGTCACGCCCAAACCGTGATCAGCTACGAGCCATCGTCGAGCGGGGCCCTCGCATACCGCGAAGCGGCCCAAGAGATCAATCAACGAGCACAGCCGGCGGGAGCAACACGATGA
- a CDS encoding ParB/RepB/Spo0J family partition protein yields the protein MSQKRRGLGKGLGALIPTTSETSRPADLFFEKTGARDEPRPGGAQDATGEAGESARQAPLSPAEAMQQSHRRGTRARAKQPAAAPAAQTAGSAAEKAGPTAQQPAVETNGATATQAEEPDLIPVPGATFAEIPVDRIRPNAKQPRTVFDEDDLAELTQSIAEVGVLQPIVVRPDPSDDGSFELIMGERRWRATQAAGLGTVPAIVRMTEEQDLLRDALLENLHRSALNPLEEAAAYQQLLDDFGCTQEQLSTRIARSRPQISNTLRLLKLPPLVQRRVAAGVLSAGHARALLRLEDPAAMERLAQRIVAEGLSVRATEEIAALGGVPEPSPRREPRPGKRVEAIDELATRLADRLDTRVRIALGKRRGRLTVEFASVDDLNRILGVIAPGEQGLFDTGAK from the coding sequence ATGAGTCAGAAGCGTAGGGGACTGGGGAAGGGGCTCGGGGCACTCATCCCCACTACCAGCGAAACCAGCCGGCCGGCCGATCTGTTCTTCGAGAAGACTGGCGCGCGCGACGAGCCGCGGCCAGGCGGCGCGCAAGACGCCACGGGCGAGGCGGGTGAATCTGCACGACAGGCGCCGCTTTCGCCGGCCGAGGCCATGCAGCAGAGCCATCGACGCGGAACCCGCGCTCGCGCAAAGCAGCCCGCGGCCGCTCCGGCCGCGCAGACCGCAGGTTCCGCCGCTGAAAAGGCAGGTCCGACCGCACAGCAGCCCGCAGTCGAGACCAATGGCGCCACGGCGACCCAGGCGGAGGAACCCGACCTCATTCCGGTGCCGGGCGCTACATTTGCCGAAATACCGGTGGATCGGATCCGTCCGAACGCCAAGCAACCCCGCACCGTGTTCGATGAGGACGATTTGGCGGAGCTGACGCAGTCAATTGCCGAGGTCGGCGTCCTGCAACCGATCGTGGTCCGTCCGGACCCGAGCGATGACGGTTCTTTCGAACTAATCATGGGCGAGAGGCGCTGGCGCGCGACGCAGGCCGCCGGGCTGGGGACCGTGCCGGCCATCGTGCGGATGACCGAGGAACAGGACCTGCTACGCGATGCGCTCCTAGAAAACCTGCACAGGTCTGCGCTCAATCCGCTGGAAGAGGCGGCCGCGTATCAGCAACTACTCGATGACTTCGGGTGCACCCAGGAGCAACTGTCTACGCGAATCGCTCGCAGTCGCCCCCAGATCTCAAACACGCTCCGGCTACTGAAATTGCCGCCCCTGGTGCAGCGTCGCGTGGCGGCCGGGGTGCTGAGCGCCGGTCACGCTCGCGCGCTATTGCGGCTGGAGGATCCTGCGGCAATGGAGCGCCTGGCGCAACGCATCGTCGCCGAGGGCCTGTCCGTTCGTGCAACCGAGGAGATCGCAGCCCTGGGCGGCGTGCCGGAGCCGTCGCCGAGGCGCGAACCCAGGCCCGGGAAGAGGGTGGAGGCGATCGACGAGCTGGCGACACGGCTGGCGGACAGACTCGATACGCGAGTGCGAATCGCGCTGGGGAAGAGAAGGGGCCGATTGACGGTCGAATTCGCTTCCGTTGACGACCTGAACCGCATTCTGGGCGTGATTGCGCCCGGTGAGCAGGGCCTGTTCGATACCGGCGCAAAGTAA
- the trxB gene encoding thioredoxin-disulfide reductase, which produces MTSTTHRLIIVGSGPAGYTAAIYAARAGFEPLVIAGALTAGGALMNTTEVENFPGFSDGIMGPELMTQMQTQAEKFGASIVWDDAVAVDLGGDTKSVTTEGGDTFTAPAVILALGSAYRELGLSDEKRLSGRGVSWCATCDGFFFKDKPIAVVGGGDSAVEEATFLTRFGSSVTMIHRRDTLRASKIMAQRAHNDPKLSFAWNSEVVAINGESGVESVTLRDTVTGEERSLEVAGLFVAIGHEPRTELVRGQVELDESGYIVVDSPSTRTNIPGVFAAGDVVDHTYRQAITAAGSGCASALDAQQYLDAYMDAVGEASPEATA; this is translated from the coding sequence ATGACGTCTACGACCCATCGTTTGATCATCGTCGGTTCTGGTCCCGCGGGCTACACCGCGGCGATTTACGCGGCACGCGCGGGATTCGAACCGCTGGTTATCGCCGGAGCGCTCACGGCCGGCGGCGCGCTCATGAATACGACCGAAGTAGAGAACTTCCCCGGATTCAGTGACGGGATCATGGGTCCCGAATTGATGACACAGATGCAAACGCAGGCAGAGAAATTCGGCGCCTCCATCGTCTGGGATGACGCTGTCGCGGTTGACCTGGGCGGGGATACTAAGTCGGTGACCACCGAGGGCGGGGACACATTCACCGCACCAGCCGTTATCCTTGCGCTGGGTTCTGCGTACCGGGAACTCGGTCTCAGCGACGAGAAGCGCCTGTCCGGACGGGGCGTGTCGTGGTGTGCCACCTGCGACGGGTTCTTCTTCAAGGACAAGCCCATCGCGGTGGTTGGCGGCGGGGACTCCGCCGTCGAGGAAGCTACGTTCCTCACTCGCTTCGGTTCGTCCGTGACGATGATCCACCGCCGCGACACGCTTCGAGCGTCAAAGATCATGGCCCAGCGGGCGCACAACGACCCGAAATTGTCGTTCGCCTGGAACAGCGAGGTTGTGGCAATCAACGGCGAATCGGGGGTCGAATCGGTGACTCTTCGCGATACGGTCACGGGTGAAGAGCGGTCGCTCGAGGTGGCCGGTCTGTTTGTCGCGATCGGTCACGAACCGCGTACGGAACTGGTTCGCGGACAGGTCGAGCTGGATGAGTCCGGCTACATCGTCGTCGATAGCCCATCCACCCGTACCAACATCCCCGGTGTATTCGCGGCAGGCGACGTCGTGGATCACACCTATCGGCAGGCGATCACGGCCGCGGGCTCCGGATGTGCCTCCGCCCTGGACGCTCAGCAGTACCTGGACGCCTACATGGATGCAGTCGGCGAGGCGTCCCCCGAGGCCACCGCGTAG
- the murJ gene encoding murein biosynthesis integral membrane protein MurJ, protein MTADPAGQVEPEDDGVGTSTGRGSVIMAAGTFVSRALGMIRNVLLVAVVGATGPIANAFDIANKLPNVLYALLATGLINAVLVPQLVKAFRRSNWREYTDKLLTIAGVLMAAAALLFTVGAPLLVRMYTDSSWTNGQLALATALAYWCTPQVFFYGLYAILGQVLNARKQFGPYMWAPALNNVISIAGFAILIWIFGRAVVDGGAGPLASWTSTQTAWLGGIATGGIVAQALILLVPLHRGGFRWRLRFGMRGIGLRAAGTVSMWVILATIVDQVGVWWTTRLATAAPHHAYLAGHTSIDDIASNGTYTQALMIYLLPHSLVTVSITTALFTSMSKAAAAGQLDRVRADLSQGMRMVGVFTIMASAAMVSLAQPLVKALVPSMRAVEVAVTAPVLIAMSLGLVALGAMVLMKWAFFAFEDGRTVFLMQLPGTGALVLFAWLGTVVLPGQWWVMGIGLAMAASNAIVVVARYGGLRRKLHGLDEARVIRLYVRAAIAAGVAMGPAWLTAHLIGYAPGGGWFHAIASAGGGAVVLVAIYFGLLRAMRVDEVNQLFAPILRKIRR, encoded by the coding sequence GTGACAGCTGATCCCGCCGGGCAGGTCGAACCCGAGGACGACGGCGTCGGAACGTCGACCGGACGCGGTTCGGTCATCATGGCCGCTGGCACCTTCGTTTCGCGCGCTCTAGGCATGATCCGCAACGTGCTGCTGGTCGCGGTCGTCGGCGCCACCGGCCCCATCGCCAACGCCTTCGATATCGCCAATAAGCTACCCAACGTCCTGTATGCGCTGTTGGCAACCGGGCTGATCAACGCGGTCCTGGTGCCTCAACTGGTCAAGGCCTTCAGGCGCAGCAACTGGCGCGAATACACCGACAAGCTGCTCACCATCGCGGGCGTACTGATGGCCGCAGCGGCGCTGCTCTTCACCGTCGGGGCGCCGCTCCTGGTGCGCATGTACACCGATTCCAGTTGGACTAACGGGCAGCTCGCGCTCGCCACGGCCCTTGCTTACTGGTGCACGCCGCAGGTGTTTTTCTACGGCCTCTACGCGATTTTGGGGCAGGTGCTCAACGCCCGCAAGCAGTTTGGGCCGTACATGTGGGCCCCGGCCCTCAACAACGTCATCTCAATTGCCGGTTTCGCGATTCTGATCTGGATTTTCGGGCGCGCCGTCGTCGACGGCGGGGCCGGTCCGTTGGCCTCATGGACGTCCACCCAGACGGCCTGGTTGGGTGGAATCGCGACGGGCGGCATTGTCGCGCAGGCCCTCATCTTGCTGGTGCCACTGCACCGCGGCGGTTTCCGGTGGCGCCTGCGATTCGGGATGCGCGGGATCGGCCTGCGCGCGGCGGGAACCGTAAGCATGTGGGTCATACTCGCCACGATCGTCGATCAGGTCGGCGTGTGGTGGACCACCCGCCTTGCCACCGCCGCCCCGCACCACGCGTACCTGGCCGGCCACACCAGCATCGATGACATTGCATCGAACGGCACCTACACGCAGGCGCTCATGATCTATCTCCTGCCCCACTCACTGGTGACGGTGTCCATCACGACCGCCCTTTTCACGTCCATGAGCAAGGCGGCGGCGGCCGGTCAGCTGGACCGCGTCCGCGCGGATCTGTCGCAGGGCATGCGGATGGTCGGCGTGTTCACGATCATGGCGTCGGCGGCCATGGTTTCCCTTGCGCAGCCGCTGGTCAAGGCGCTGGTTCCCTCGATGCGTGCCGTCGAGGTGGCGGTCACCGCGCCGGTGCTGATCGCCATGTCTTTGGGGCTGGTCGCGCTCGGGGCCATGGTCTTGATGAAGTGGGCGTTCTTTGCGTTCGAGGACGGCCGCACCGTGTTCCTCATGCAGCTTCCCGGCACGGGCGCGCTGGTCCTGTTCGCGTGGCTCGGCACCGTGGTTCTGCCCGGCCAATGGTGGGTCATGGGCATTGGGCTCGCCATGGCGGCGTCCAATGCGATCGTGGTTGTCGCGCGCTACGGCGGTCTGCGGCGCAAGTTGCATGGTTTGGACGAGGCCCGCGTCATCCGTCTGTACGTTCGCGCGGCGATTGCCGCCGGGGTTGCAATGGGGCCCGCCTGGCTCACCGCGCACCTGATCGGCTACGCGCCCGGCGGCGGCTGGTTCCACGCGATTGCGTCCGCCGGTGGCGGTGCCGTTGTCCTTGTCGCGATCTATTTCGGTTTGCTGCGGGCGATGCGCGTGGATGAGGTCAACCAGCTCTTTGCACCAATTCTGCGCAAAATCCGGCGATGA
- a CDS encoding DUF6049 family protein, translating to MVLSAQRSHRPLTYLATIVGILVAAAALLCAPPAHADASSGDEFPVTINSVTPAVATPGSDITVSARIDNPTGKKFTGTAMLSLSRIILQTAAQVTEWQQAKPLDAIGSSLRTQAVTIPARGSVVATFSLPATDLWLLQSGDGLGPRGIAVSVSGATKKVTGRLGVARSFFIWQPLADDETPSVNLSVAVPIVSSRADLIAATHPQGRLDRIVAASGSDPLVSWLVDPGTVVTAAGELSTDAVLAASAPADAQSKIWASRIEEAASDHDTYALPLFDADLSTLRTTSSTPRASTSLTDAVADVSGSWNTGIALPWQAAPTSSVISDAAAAGLDTVIARDGFDLAGNPTYTPGSVTQVSHERGTSRVLVSDSSLTDLFAATDPEQSPAQSAQQFLAQLVVLARQNPGHDRAFLVTTPRDWDPAIEHVRAIIQAVDEAAFVTATSLSDIDSFAAESVERNLPKRSSDDAPVQVSTEQWADTVSNVRKAKQFAQVTSNPEKITGPLGDSLLQALGYQWAGSSDSAASIIAGVDATAEAVRSSLDVVIGSDVNLVSASGLLPITVSNSLDQDVTINVQLAPDHPRLIAQAVKDVVVPANSELSVQVPVRAVGSGDVDVQVRLTAADSTVIATPADFTVRVRADWETRGTVVVGILLALTLVAGVLRTIKRGRASSRTTTGPDKEQDAL from the coding sequence ATGGTCTTGTCGGCTCAGCGGTCCCACCGACCGCTCACGTATCTTGCAACGATCGTCGGGATTCTTGTCGCAGCGGCGGCCTTGCTGTGTGCACCACCCGCCCATGCCGACGCATCGAGCGGGGACGAGTTCCCCGTCACCATCAATTCCGTCACCCCAGCGGTGGCGACCCCCGGATCCGACATCACTGTGTCGGCGCGCATCGACAATCCGACCGGCAAGAAGTTCACCGGCACCGCCATGCTCAGCCTGTCGCGAATCATCCTGCAAACCGCGGCGCAGGTCACCGAATGGCAGCAGGCCAAGCCCCTGGACGCAATCGGGTCATCGCTGCGAACCCAGGCGGTAACTATCCCCGCCCGCGGAAGCGTGGTTGCCACGTTTTCTTTGCCCGCAACGGATTTGTGGCTCCTGCAAAGCGGCGACGGCCTGGGACCGCGCGGTATCGCGGTTTCCGTGTCCGGCGCCACCAAGAAGGTCACGGGTCGGCTGGGGGTGGCGCGCTCGTTCTTTATCTGGCAGCCCCTCGCGGATGACGAAACGCCTTCCGTCAACCTTTCCGTGGCAGTGCCGATCGTCTCTTCCCGCGCCGACCTCATCGCGGCAACCCACCCGCAGGGCCGGTTGGACCGCATCGTCGCCGCGTCGGGTAGCGACCCGCTCGTATCCTGGCTGGTGGATCCGGGAACGGTCGTCACGGCGGCGGGCGAGTTGAGCACCGATGCGGTGCTCGCCGCCAGCGCTCCCGCGGACGCCCAATCGAAGATCTGGGCCAGCCGCATCGAGGAGGCCGCAAGCGACCACGACACCTACGCGCTGCCGCTCTTCGACGCGGACCTTTCGACGCTGCGCACGACTAGCTCTACCCCCCGCGCCTCCACGTCCCTGACGGACGCCGTCGCCGACGTTTCCGGCTCCTGGAACACGGGTATCGCCCTTCCGTGGCAGGCGGCACCGACCAGCTCGGTCATATCCGACGCCGCGGCCGCCGGCCTCGATACCGTCATCGCCCGAGACGGTTTCGACCTCGCAGGGAACCCCACATACACGCCGGGCAGCGTCACCCAAGTTAGTCACGAACGCGGCACCTCGCGGGTGCTGGTCTCCGATTCGTCCCTGACGGACCTGTTCGCGGCCACCGACCCGGAGCAATCACCCGCGCAATCCGCTCAACAGTTCCTAGCCCAATTGGTGGTCCTGGCCCGGCAAAACCCCGGACATGATCGCGCGTTCCTGGTCACCACGCCGCGCGACTGGGACCCCGCCATCGAACACGTCCGGGCGATCATTCAAGCGGTGGACGAAGCCGCGTTTGTGACGGCCACCTCGCTCAGCGACATCGATTCCTTCGCCGCCGAAAGCGTCGAACGCAACCTTCCCAAGCGATCCAGTGACGACGCCCCCGTCCAGGTCTCCACCGAGCAATGGGCGGATACGGTATCGAACGTGCGGAAGGCGAAGCAGTTCGCACAGGTGACCTCGAACCCGGAGAAGATCACCGGCCCCCTGGGTGACTCCTTGTTGCAGGCGCTCGGCTACCAGTGGGCGGGCTCAAGCGATTCCGCGGCAAGCATCATCGCCGGGGTGGATGCTACGGCGGAGGCGGTGCGCTCGTCCCTGGATGTTGTCATTGGTTCGGATGTCAATCTGGTATCGGCCTCTGGGTTGCTGCCAATCACGGTATCTAACTCGCTCGACCAGGACGTCACCATCAACGTCCAGCTGGCCCCCGATCACCCGCGCCTGATCGCGCAGGCCGTCAAGGACGTGGTCGTCCCCGCCAACTCCGAATTGTCGGTGCAGGTGCCGGTGCGCGCCGTCGGCAGCGGCGACGTCGACGTCCAGGTGCGCCTCACCGCGGCGGATTCCACCGTGATCGCCACCCCTGCGGACTTCACCGTGCGCGTGCGCGCGGATTGGGAAACGCGCGGAACGGTGGTAGTCGGGATCCTCTTGGCGCTGACCCTGGTGGCCGGGGTTTTGCGCACAATCAAGCGCGGGCGCGCCAGCTCACGTACCACGACCGGACCCGACAAGGAGCAAGACGCGCTGTGA
- a CDS encoding NUDIX hydrolase, with translation MSEPAARDEGRARVPIPPGGHALRLRAPRAHSPLRPAHVTELLELPVVEETSAGGIVLALFDGVPHAAVIARRNRAGRLEWCLPKGHLEGDETPPQAAIREICEETGIRGQILALLGVIDYWFTGTDRRVHKVVHHFMLSAVSGRLTVENDPDAEAEDVAWIPVADLDRRLSYPNERRIAAIAATRVGDHKINQRTEADHA, from the coding sequence ATGTCAGAGCCAGCCGCACGGGATGAGGGGCGCGCTCGTGTGCCGATTCCACCGGGCGGCCACGCTTTGCGCCTGCGCGCTCCGCGCGCGCACTCGCCCCTGCGGCCGGCGCACGTAACTGAACTCCTGGAATTGCCCGTCGTCGAGGAAACGTCTGCCGGGGGAATCGTGCTCGCGCTCTTCGACGGGGTGCCGCACGCGGCAGTGATCGCCCGCCGCAACCGCGCAGGACGCCTGGAATGGTGCCTGCCCAAGGGCCACCTCGAGGGTGACGAAACACCACCGCAAGCCGCAATCCGCGAAATTTGCGAGGAAACGGGGATTCGCGGGCAAATCCTGGCCCTGCTGGGAGTCATCGACTACTGGTTCACCGGCACGGATCGCCGCGTGCACAAGGTCGTTCACCATTTCATGCTGTCGGCCGTCTCCGGTCGCCTCACCGTCGAAAACGACCCCGATGCAGAGGCCGAGGACGTCGCTTGGATTCCCGTCGCGGACCTCGACCGCCGGTTGAGCTACCCGAATGAGCGCCGCATCGCCGCAATCGCCGCCACCCGGGTCGGCGATCACAAGATCAACCAACGCACTGAAGCGGATCACGCTTAG